The Flavobacterium johnsoniae UW101 genomic interval GGAACCTTCAAACAAAAGTTCTTTTCTATTGGCGGTAAATTTGACATCTTAGATAAAAATGAAAGACCGGCTGCAACATTACAGGGAAAATGGACCGGCTGGGATTTTAAATTCTCGCATGAAAACAAACAGCTTGCTCAGGTAAGCAAAAAATGGGCAGGATTAGGTAAAGAGTTTTTTACAAGTGCAGATAATTATGTATTGAAAATTGAAGAAACCGTACCATCAGATAGTCCGCTTAGACAATTAATCCTTGCAGCAGTAATGTGTATCGACATGGTTCTAAAGGAATAAGAAAGTTGTTAAACTTAGATTAAGAAAACATAAGAAAGCATCATTTTAGCTGGCAAAAGTTTTATTTTTGTTATACTTAAAATGATGCTTTCTGCATTTCTAAAAAACAAATCATGACAGACTTAAAAAATAAAAATGCGTTTATTACTGGCGCTGGAAAAGGAATTGGAAAAGCAGTTGCAATTGCTTTGGCAAAAGAAGGTGTAAATGTAATTTTAGTTTCAAGAACGCAGGCCGATGTTGATCAACTGGCAGCAGAAACCAATAAATTGGGCGTAAAATCTTTGGCATTATCTGCTGACGTTTCTGATATCAATTCTATCAATTCAGCTGTTGAAAAAGCTTTAGCCGAATTTAAACATATCGACATTTTAATTAACAGTGCCGGGATTGCTTCTTTTGGAAAATTTTTAGAATTAGAAACTGCCGAATTCGAAAAAATTATTCAGGTTAATTTAATGGGAACGTATTATACAACACGTGCTATTATTCCGAATATGATTGAAAGACAAACCGGTGATATTATCAATATTTCATCAACTGCAGGTTTAAACGGAAACGCTTTAACAAGTGCGTACAGTGCTTCTAAATTTGCTGTTTTAGGTTTAACGGATTCTTTAATGCAGGAAATGAGAAAACACAATATTCGTGTTACTGCTTTAACACCAAGTACAGTTGCGACAGATATGGCAAAAGACTTAAAGTTAACCGATGGAAATCCTGAAAAAGTGATGCAGTCTGAAGATATGGCAGATTTAATTATTGCTCAGTTAAAATTAAACCGCAGAGTGTTTATTAAAAACAGCAGTATTTGGTCTACAAATCCGTAAAACCTTTTTCTACGCTTTGTATAAGTTTAAAACTTTGACAAAGTTCTTAACAGCCTTTAACATAAAATCAAATGGAACAATATTTAAGACAATTAATTGCTATAGAATTTCAGGATAAAAAAGAAATTTTTACCGGTTTTCTTATTGATTATTCTGATGATTGGATTTTACTTCGAAACAATCCTGTTGATTATATTTTGGACGGTTATGTAATTTTGAGAAACAAGAACATTGAAGCCGTACACAGAGATCAGGATTTGGCTTTCACCGAAAAAGTAATCCGTTTAAAAGGTTTAAAAACAAATGCCGAAGATATTATTCCAATCCGGGATTTAAGTTCTATTTTAAGCTTTATAAATAATAAGCATGGAATTTTTCAGATTTCTAAAAAGTCTGCAAAATCAGCTTATTTAGGAAAATTAATTTCTTTGACAGATGAAGAACTTTTAATCGATTTTCTGGATACAAGAGGCCAGTTTGGCGGAGAATTGAGTTTTAATCCTGAGAAAATCAGAGTTATTGAATTTGATACGGATTATATAAATTCTTTGAAACTGGTAATTACTGAGAATCCAAAATAGTTATAAAATAAAAAGCACTTTTAAAAAAGGGCTTTTTATTTATGCTTTTAGTCATTGCGAGGAACGAAGCAATCTCATTATGTATTGCTTTAAACCTCAAGCTTACTCATTATTAGTGCGGTTGCTTCGTTCCTCGCAATGACAAATACTTTGAGTTTATTTTTAAGCTTCTGCTAATTTATTTAGAAACTCCATACGAACACTTCCATCTTCATCAATCTTTGTTAAATTGATTTCGTGTAACGTATTAATCAATTCTGGATTCCAAGGTGTTTTTACTTTAACATAGTTTTCAGTAAAACCGTGAATATATCCTTCTTTATTTTCACTTTCAAAAAGTACGGTTCTGTTTGTTCCTAACTGACTTTCATAAAAAGCACGGCGTTTTTTAACGGATAAACCTCGCAGCATTTTACTGCGTTTTGCCCTTACATTTGAAGGAACAACTCCAGGCATATCTACAGCTTCTGTATTATCTCTTTCAGAATAGGTAAAAACGTGTAAATAAGAAATATCCAACTCATTTAAAAAATGATACGTTTCTAAGAAATGTTCATCTGTTTCGCCAGGAAAACCAACAATTACATCTACACCAATACAAGCATGGGGCATAACTTCGCGAATTTTATTTACTCGGTCAATATATACTTCACGCAGATAACGGCGTTTCATTAATTTTAAAATATCATTGCTTCCTGATTGTAACGGAATATGAAAATGCGGTACAAAAGTTCGGCTTTTTGAAACAAAATCTATTGTTTCATTTTTCAATAAATTAGGTTCGATAGAGGAAATACGAAGACGCTCAATTCCATCAACTTTATCCAAAGCCTGAACTAAATCAAGAAAAGTATGTTCGTGTTTTTTGTTTCCAAACTCCCCTTTTCCGTAATCTCCAATATTTACTCCGGTTAAAACAATTTCTCTAATATTTTGAGCAGAGATTTCTTTAGCATTTTTTAGAACATTTTCTAAAGCATCACTTCTTGAAATTCCACGAGCCAGCGGAATTGTACAATACGTACATTTATAATCGCATCCGTCCTGAACTTTCAGGAAAGCGCGTGTACGATCACCAATAGAATAGCTCCCTACATAAAAATCAGCTTCGGCAATTTCGCATGAATGAACTTCACCCATATCGTTTTTGCTCAAATCGTGAATATAATCTGTGATTTTAAATTTTTCTGTAGCTCCCAAAACCAAATCGACACCGTCTACAGCAGCTAATTCTTCTGGTTTCAGCTGAGCATAACAGCCAACTGCTGCTACGAAGGCCTTTTCATTTAATTTCATTGCCTTTTTTACAACCTGCTTAAATTGTTTATCAGCATTTTCTGTAACAGAGCAGGTATTAATAACATAAATATCGGCAACTTCCTCAAAATCGACGCGATCAAAACCTTCGTCATTAAAATTTCTGGCGATTGTTGAAGTCTCTGAAAAATTCAGTTTACAACCCAGAGTGTAAAAGGCAACTTTTTTTCTATTTTCCATAATTTTCTTAAATTAATGAAATCGTTGTCAAAAAATTTAAGGCTGCAAATTTACAAACAAAATTGGTAAAAGAAAACCAATTAAGGCACTTCGTTTCAACAATTTGCATTATTGATTAAAATATTCAAATAAAAACGCTGTATAGTATGATATCTTATTTTGATAAGACAATATTTTTCACGATCTTTATCTCTACAATTCGATAAGAATAAAATGACAAAAACATCGATTAAGTGCAAATTTTATCGATTAAATGCATTTTTTATAGATTTAAATTCAAAAAATCTTACATTTACCTTTGTCTAAATTCTAGTGCTGAATTTATTCGGTTTTGAGAATTTTAGATGGTTTTGATTAATTTAATAATAAATCGAACATAACAATTTTGAATTTTACTCGTTATGTTGTTGTTTTGTGTTACAAAATGAAATGGGAAAGCCGAAAACCAAAGAGAGTAGGCAAAATTAAAATACAAATACCACGCTTTATGAAAGCATTTTTACCCACAATCTGCTTGATGTTCTTAACCGTTTTTAGTTCGCAAGCGCAAACTACTAATGCCCCAGTTGCAAATCCATTTCCTTCTATCAGCACTTTAACAACTTGGGCAAGTTTAAATTCGCAGCAGCAATTTGATGTTGCTATTCGTGCAGTTGGATTTAAATTTGAAGTAAAAGAACCAGGTGAAGGATCTACAGCCTATACTTACATTCGTAAAGTAACTGTAAACGAAGTAAATTATACTGATAGAATTGTTTACAGAATTACAAACAACAACTCAGCAAGTATCATTTCATTAGTAACTGCTTCTACAGATTTAGTAAGTTTATATACACCGCAATTGGCTACTTTTAAAAACAACAATTGTAAAACTGAAATGTCTAAAGATAAAAACACAACTTGCAGCTGTTACGAAAGTGCAAATTTTGCAATCGATCTTTGCGACGAGCGTGTAAAACTTACAATGGGTGACGGAAACAAGTATTTTGTTTCTGTAGCAAAAAAATAATTAAAGAAACTACGTTTTCCAAATCTTTGCAGGTTTTATAAGCTTACAAAGATTTGGAACGCATTTCTTTTTAAAATCTATAAGTTTGGATTTTTGATTTCGTACCAGACTTCAATTTCTCCTTCATGTTCAAAAGAGTTTACATAACGTAAGCCTAGTTTCTCGAGAATTTTTCTTGAATTTTCGTTACCTGCGTCCGCATATGCATAAAGTGCATCCACTTTCATTTCATTAAAAGCATAATTAACAAAAGCTTTTCCCGCTTCTGTTGCATATCCTTTTCCCCAATGTTTTTCAATCAAACGGTAACCAATTTCATAAAAGTTAGTATGTCCGTTAATTTCATCGGTAATAAACTTTATTCCTGACCAGCCTAAAAATTCATTAGTTTCTTTAAGAATAACAGCCCAGCGTCCTGTTCCAAAATCTTTATATTGTTTTTGAACAAAATGAATATATTCCACACTTTGTTCAATATTTTTTACAGGATTATTTCCAACGAATAAATGCACATTTGGATTTGAATCTAATTCAAACATTCCATCAACATCAGAAAGAAGTAATTCCCGCAATATCAAACGCTCAGTTTCAATTGGATTTTTCATCAAAATTTAATTTAAAATATATTTCTGCACTACTTCTGCCACTCCGTCATTATTATTTGAAGCCACAATTAAATCGGCCTTATCGCGTAATTCCGGCGTTACATTATCAACCCAAACACCAAGTCCTGCATATTCTATCATTGTCAAGTCGTTTCCTGCATTACCAACTGCAATAATTTCGCTTTGAAGCACACAAAGTTTTTCTGCCAAAAGTTTCAAGCTTGCCGCTTTATCAATGCCTTGCTGTGCCGCTTCCAGAAAAAAGGGTTTAGACATTGAAACACTTAAATGAGGCATTGTTGGTTTTAAATCTTTTTCAACTTCTTTTAAATAAACTGGATTTTCTAATAAAATACATTTTACAGCCGGTCTGTCAACATAATCTTTAAAACTAGGCACTTTGCGATGCACCATGCCGGTAATTTCTTTCTCAACTTCTATATACTCAGAATCTGTTTCGCTTATAATTTCATTATCTAAATAAGTTATAATATGCGTTTTCATTTTAACACTGTAATCGTACAATGCATGAATTTGTTCGATAGTAAGTTTTTGTTCAAACAAAACCAAATCATCCTTAACACGGCTGATAATGGCTCCGTTAAACGAAATCATATAGGAATCGTTTAAATCTAATTCCAGTTCTTTGGCATAAACTGTCATTGCCGAAGTTGGGCGTCCGGACGCCAAAACAACATGAACACCTTTTGCCTGCGCTTCTAATAATACTTTTTTATTTAAATCAGAAATTTTGTGGTCGTCTGTCAACAAGGTATCATCCATGTCGAGAACTAGCATTTTGTATTGCATTTTTTTTTTTAGTTTTCAGTTGCAGTTTACAGTCACAGCCTCAGTAATTACTGAAAACTGTGACTGTAAACTGAAAACTCTTAAAGACTCATTCTAAATTCTTCAATAACCGGATTTGCTTTTGCAAAATCTGTTTCCTGAATAAAAACCTCAACAGCCAGATCTGTACCGCCGAAACCTCCTAAACGAGCCGATTGAATATTATCTTTTTTTACTGTTTCTACTCCAGCTTCTTCTAATCTTTCCTGCAAAGCAATTGCAAGTATTTCGCTTCCTGAATACACTTTCATTAATCCCATGGCATTTATTTTTTATAATTATTAATTTTATTCTAATATGATTTTTAACTGATTTTGAAAATCTTCATTCTCATTTACTCCAATATGTCCTTGATTTTTTAAAGGATAAAAATTTATTTTTGACTTTAAAAGTTCCTTTAATCTAACTGAATTATTAAAAGGAATTAATTGATCATCTGTTCCGTGAAAAATATAAATTGGAGCTTTTACTTCTGGAAGATAAACATTAGTTTCCAAACTGAACTTTTTCATAAAATCCGGAAAAAATGGAACTCGTGAACTTGACAGCTCCAAAAAACTATAATAGGGAGCCTGAAGTATTAAAGCTTTAGGTTTGTTCTCTACAGCTAGTTTTACAGCAAACCCAGACCCAATAGAATATCCGGTAATTATAATTTTATCTTTTGAATACCTTTTAGAAATAGAGTTGTAAACGATCGAAATATCTTTTGATAATTGTTCTTCGTCTTCAATTTTTCCCTCACTTTTTCCAAAACTTCTATAATCAAGAATAAAAATGTCATAACCTAAAGAAGTATATCTTTTTGCAATACTTCCCCAAGTTTCAAGTGTCCCAGCGTTTCCATGTAAATAAAAAACAAGTCCTTTCGATTTTTCAACTTTAAATAAAAGCCCGTTTAACTTTACTCCGTCAAACGATGTAATATTAATTTCTTCAAACTTTTGCTGATATCCAAATTTATAATCTTTAGGCAGTCTTGAACTATGAAAAACCAGTTCAACCTGATTAAAATAAACATAGGAAATTATTAAAATATAAATTACCAGAAAAAAACACAAAAGCGCAATAATCAAAAATTTAAATGTTTTAATAATTTCCATTAATCGAATTATAAAATTTTATATTCTTATTTCCTCTGATATTCATAAGTCAGGTTATAATCTGTTCCTGCCCAAAACAAAAACAAAAAAGCACCGTTATTACTATCAGCTTCATTAATCAGAAGATTTCCATTTTTAGACAAGCCAATTCTTCTTTTATTGCTTTGGCATCCTCCCAAAAAATAAGGAATTCCAGTGCATTTTGAGAACTTATTATCCAGATAAAACATTCCTTTTTTGAGTTTTCCCGACAACAGCGTATCCTTAATTACTTCAGAATCCTGATACACTTTTATCAAAAGTAATTTTTCCGATTGAAATTTAAGAGCAATGCTGCGATTACTATTTTCGCTTTTTCGGTATATTTTCTTTTTGATGCTGACATTTGGTATTACCATAAATTGATAAGCATCATCCAGAAATAAGGAATCCGGAAGCTTATCATTTGATGTGATTTCTTCCGGAACTTTTTCTTTATATCTTATAATCGGATTAAGAGCATAATTCCCTTCAAGCTTGGAAATATTTTCTCTTTCTAAATCTTGCAGTGACGCTTCAAAAGTTTTTTTTGAAAAGCTGGCACAACTTAAAAAACTAGTTGTAATAAACATTGTAAGCAAAAAATATAAAAGATGTTTTCTCATTCGATGTTTATTACAATTTCAAGTTTCTCTACATATTATTCTTCTTCCTCAATATCGTCGTCTTCTTCGTCAAGTTCCTCCTCGCCTTCTTCATCCATATCAAATAAATATGGCTCTACTAGCATTTTATCTGCCAATATTTCGATACGCTCTGACAATGTTTCAGCAAAAATTAAACGCTGTGTTTTAGCAATACTGTTTGAAATACGCATGATCTTCGTTTCATGACGCAGTTTTAAAATAGGATCAGCATCATCTAAGATAAACATTCTTAAACGATTTACGTTATAACCAGCCGTTGAAAACATTTCGCTTAATTTATTTGGCGTTCCAATTAAAACATCGATTCCGGTAGAAACATAATTTTTATCGTAATCCATATCGCCTTTATCATGCACACCGTAAACTTCGAGATTGGTATATTTTCCGTATTTCTCAAAAAGTTCTTCCATTTCAAGCACCTTTTCTTTGTCTTCAACAATAATCAAAGCACGAGGCGATTCTTCATTTTTTCCAGCTAACTGCTGAATAACATTCAGGACAATTGTAGTGGTTTTTCCGCTTTTTTCAGGAGAAATAATTATACAATCTGCACCGCTTTTTATGATCGAAAAAGTTTCCATCTGCAAAACATTTGCTTCTGTTAAACCATTTTCAATTAATCCGTCTTGTAATTTCTCGTTTATCTTTTTTAGTTTCATTTTTTTTATGCTTTAAGCTTTAAGCTGAACGCTGTAAGCAAAAATTATTTAGTTTCTATAAAAGCTTAAAGCCCAAAGCTTATAGCCTAAAGCGCGAAGCACTTTACTTGCTTGCGAACATTTTCACGTCATTTTCGGAGATTTCACTGCCTCCTAAAATGATTAATCTTTCTACAACATTTCGCAGTTCACGAATATTTCCGGTCCAATCATATTCCTGCAATAATTGTATCGCCTGCGCCGAAAATCCTTTAACCGCATTTCCTTGTTCTGATGCAATTTTCTCTGCAAAATGCGAAATTAAAGCTGGAATATCATCACGTCTTTCATTTAAAGGCGGTACTTTAATTAAAATTACTGCCAGACGGTGGTATAAATCTTCACGGAAACGACCTTCGGCAATTTCTGTTTTTAAATCTTTATTAGTTGCCGCAACAACACGAACATCAACTTTAATGTCTTTATCGGCACCAACTCTTGTAATCATGCTTTCCTGCAACGCTCGCAAAACTTTTGCCTGCGCCGAAAGACTCATGTCACCAATTTCATCTAAGAAAATAGTTCCTTTATCTGCAGCTTCAAACTTTCCGGCACGATCTTTCACCGCAGATGTAAAAGCACCTTTTACGTGTCCGAATAACTCACTTTCAATCAACTCACTCGGAATTGCCGCACAGTTTACTTCGATTAAAGGAAAACCAGAACGTTCGCTTTTTTCGTGTAATTGATGTGCTACTAATTCTTTTCCGGTTCCGTTTGGTCCCGTGATTAAAACTCTGGCTTCTGTTGGAGCAACTTTATCAATCATCACTTTTATATGATTGATTGATTCGCTCTCACCAATCATTTCGTAATTTTTGCTGACTTTTTTCTTTAGAATTTTATTTTCAACTACTAATTGTTTTTTATCTAAAGCATTGCGGACAGTATTCAATAAACGATTCAAATCCGGCGGTTTCGAAATATAATCAAAAGCTCCTAAACGCATAGTCTGAATCGCAGTTTCCATATCGCCGTGACCCGATATCATGACCATCGGAATTTCTGGTTTTATCTTTTTTGCTTCTTCCAAAACCTCAACACCGTCCATTTTTGGCATTTTGATATCGCACAAAACCAAATCGTAATCGTTGTTTTTTATTTTTTCAAGTCCTGCAGCCCCATCTTCGGCTTCATCTACCTGATAGGAATCATTTTCTTCTGATAAAATTTTTACCAAAACTCTTCTAATCGCTGCTTCGTCTTCGATAATTAGTATTTTACTCATTTTTTTTCTAAGGTTCAAAGTTACAAAGGCACAGAGGTGCAAAGTTTTAAATCTTTGTCGTCATTTACCTTTTAACCTGTTATTAGTAATATCTCTTTTATGCTTAGCGTAATTCTAAAAGTTGTATATCCTAAGTTTCTAAAAATCCAAAAATCTTTGAACCTTTGTTTCTTTGGACCTTTGCAACTTTAAAGAACTAGTACTTCAACCACTTATACAATTCCTTCCAGGTTGGTTTTTTGCCGTACATTAAAATACCTACTCGGTAAATTTTAGCTGCGAACCATACAACAAGGAAAAATGAAGCAAACAATAATGATACCGAAATTGCGATTTGCCACCACGGCACGCCAAACGGTATACGCATTAACATAACTATTGGCGAGGTTAACGGAATCATTGAAAACACAACTGCAATAGTTCCGTGCGGATCGTTTACTACAGTAAAAAATCCGATGTAAACACTTAGTATCAGCGGCATTAAAATTGGCAGTAAAAACTGCTGTGAATCTGTTTGATTATCAACTGCTGCTCCAATTGCTGCATAGAATGAACTGTATAGAAAATATCCTCCAATAAAATAAATTACAAAACCAATTATAATACTTGCTATTGGCAGATTCCATAATTCGGCAATATACATTTGCGCCGATCCTGAAAACTCATGCTGTGCTGACTGCATCATTTCTGGCGAAATTCTCGCCGTTGGCCCTACATTTACGCCAAAAAATGCCGAAGCAGCAAACATTAATCCCAAACCAATAATAGCCCAAATCATAAACTGTAAAATTCCGGCCAGTGAAGTTCCTACAATTTTACCAATCATTAACTGAAATGGTTTTACTGATGATATAATGATTTCGATAATTCTATTTGTTTTTTCTTCGATTACGCTTCGCATTACCATATTTCCATAAATGATAATAAACATCATAATCAAGTATCCAAATGCACCGCCAATTCCAATTTTAATTTCGTTTAATCCTTTTAGACTTTCTTCTCCGGAAGCTTTCACCAAATGGATATTAACATTTGACTGTGCTTTTTGAATTGCCAGCGTATCTAGTTTAGCTTCTTCGAGATTTAGTTTTGTAATTTTATTTCCAATAATATCCTGTGTGTTTTCGATAAAAGAAATACTTGGGCTGTTATTAGAAATAAATTCAATTTTACTTTCTAAATCTTTTTTATCATTTGTTTTTGGGATAACAATTAAACCGCTGAAATTTTCTTTTGTAATACTGTCTTTTAAAGCTTTTACATCAATTTCAGATAAATTATAATATTTAAACTCTGAACTGTTTTTGTTTTCTTTCAAAAAATCGGCAGCAAAAAGTCCGGTTTCATCATGAATCGCTATTCGTTTCGTTTCGGCTTTCATTGAACTTAAATAGCCGATAAAAACAGCAATAGCCACAAATAAAAGCGGGCTCAAAAAAGTCATGACAACAAAAGATTTATTGCGGACTTTGGCAATAAATTCTCTTTTTATAATTAATGAAATAATACTCATTTCTTGATTTTAGATTTTAGATTGTTGACTTTAGATTTTTAAATTTCAGGATTAATTCTGAAATCTATCCTGAGGCTTCGGGACTGAGATCTAAACTTTATTTTCTGTAACAGTCTGAATAAAAATATCGTTAATGCTTGGAATTTTTTCCACGAAATGTGTTACTTGTCCGCGCTGCGTCAAAACATTTAATAATTCGTTTGGTGAAGCATTTCCTATTTGAATATTCAATTTTAAATCATCATTTAAAGATTTAAAACTCGCAGGAGAAACAGTAAATTTTTGTGTAATGTCATACATCAAACCTTCAACATTATTTGTCAGGATTCCCACTTCAAAACTGTTCGTTCTAAATTGACGTTTTACATCAACAACTTTTCCCTCAATTAATTTATTTGATTTGTGGATTAAGGCAATGTTTTCACAAAGCTCTTCTACGCTTTCCATTCGGTGCGTAGAAAAAATTATAGTAGAACCTTGTTCTTTTAATGCCAGAATTTCATCTTTAATAACATTGGCATTTACAGGATCAAATCCAGAAAAAGGCTCATCTAAAATAAGCAGTTTTGGTTTGTGCAAAACACAAACTACAAACTGAATTTTTTGCGCCATTCCTTTAGAAAGTTCCTGAATTTTTTTGTTCCACCAGCCTTGAATTCCTAAACGATCAAACCAATAATCCAATTGTTTTTTGGCTTCGGCTTTAGAAAGTCCTTTCATTTGAGCAAGATACAAACATTGTTCCCCTACTCTCATTGAACTGTACAAACCTCTTTCTTCCGGCAGATAACCAATTGTCTGCACGTGTTTTGGCTGTAATTTTTCTCCATCTAAAATTATCTCACCGCTATCCGGAAGTGTAATTTGATTTATG includes:
- a CDS encoding LURP-one-related/scramblase family protein encodes the protein MNPILSQNLFLVKEHIGMFKAANNYDIYDPETNQIIMNCRENNLGFFTKIFRFTDYKRATPFDIEITTASGEKLISVKRGVAIFRSTVKVFDEKDRLLGTFKQKFFSIGGKFDILDKNERPAATLQGKWTGWDFKFSHENKQLAQVSKKWAGLGKEFFTSADNYVLKIEETVPSDSPLRQLILAAVMCIDMVLKE
- a CDS encoding 3-ketoacyl-ACP reductase, whose product is MTDLKNKNAFITGAGKGIGKAVAIALAKEGVNVILVSRTQADVDQLAAETNKLGVKSLALSADVSDINSINSAVEKALAEFKHIDILINSAGIASFGKFLELETAEFEKIIQVNLMGTYYTTRAIIPNMIERQTGDIINISSTAGLNGNALTSAYSASKFAVLGLTDSLMQEMRKHNIRVTALTPSTVATDMAKDLKLTDGNPEKVMQSEDMADLIIAQLKLNRRVFIKNSSIWSTNP
- the mtaB gene encoding tRNA (N(6)-L-threonylcarbamoyladenosine(37)-C(2))-methylthiotransferase MtaB, with the protein product MENRKKVAFYTLGCKLNFSETSTIARNFNDEGFDRVDFEEVADIYVINTCSVTENADKQFKQVVKKAMKLNEKAFVAAVGCYAQLKPEELAAVDGVDLVLGATEKFKITDYIHDLSKNDMGEVHSCEIAEADFYVGSYSIGDRTRAFLKVQDGCDYKCTYCTIPLARGISRSDALENVLKNAKEISAQNIREIVLTGVNIGDYGKGEFGNKKHEHTFLDLVQALDKVDGIERLRISSIEPNLLKNETIDFVSKSRTFVPHFHIPLQSGSNDILKLMKRRYLREVYIDRVNKIREVMPHACIGVDVIVGFPGETDEHFLETYHFLNELDISYLHVFTYSERDNTEAVDMPGVVPSNVRAKRSKMLRGLSVKKRRAFYESQLGTNRTVLFESENKEGYIHGFTENYVKVKTPWNPELINTLHEINLTKIDEDGSVRMEFLNKLAEA
- a CDS encoding GNAT family N-acetyltransferase, with the translated sequence MKNPIETERLILRELLLSDVDGMFELDSNPNVHLFVGNNPVKNIEQSVEYIHFVQKQYKDFGTGRWAVILKETNEFLGWSGIKFITDEINGHTNFYEIGYRLIEKHWGKGYATEAGKAFVNYAFNEMKVDALYAYADAGNENSRKILEKLGLRYVNSFEHEGEIEVWYEIKNPNL
- a CDS encoding Cof-type HAD-IIB family hydrolase, whose protein sequence is MLVLDMDDTLLTDDHKISDLNKKVLLEAQAKGVHVVLASGRPTSAMTVYAKELELDLNDSYMISFNGAIISRVKDDLVLFEQKLTIEQIHALYDYSVKMKTHIITYLDNEIISETDSEYIEVEKEITGMVHRKVPSFKDYVDRPAVKCILLENPVYLKEVEKDLKPTMPHLSVSMSKPFFLEAAQQGIDKAASLKLLAEKLCVLQSEIIAVGNAGNDLTMIEYAGLGVWVDNVTPELRDKADLIVASNNNDGVAEVVQKYILN
- a CDS encoding putative signal transducing protein, translated to MGLMKVYSGSEILAIALQERLEEAGVETVKKDNIQSARLGGFGGTDLAVEVFIQETDFAKANPVIEEFRMSL
- a CDS encoding alpha/beta hydrolase, translated to MEIIKTFKFLIIALLCFFLVIYILIISYVYFNQVELVFHSSRLPKDYKFGYQQKFEEINITSFDGVKLNGLLFKVEKSKGLVFYLHGNAGTLETWGSIAKRYTSLGYDIFILDYRSFGKSEGKIEDEEQLSKDISIVYNSISKRYSKDKIIITGYSIGSGFAVKLAVENKPKALILQAPYYSFLELSSSRVPFFPDFMKKFSLETNVYLPEVKAPIYIFHGTDDQLIPFNNSVRLKELLKSKINFYPLKNQGHIGVNENEDFQNQLKIILE
- a CDS encoding DEAD/DEAH box helicase → MKLKKINEKLQDGLIENGLTEANVLQMETFSIIKSGADCIIISPEKSGKTTTIVLNVIQQLAGKNEESPRALIIVEDKEKVLEMEELFEKYGKYTNLEVYGVHDKGDMDYDKNYVSTGIDVLIGTPNKLSEMFSTAGYNVNRLRMFILDDADPILKLRHETKIMRISNSIAKTQRLIFAETLSERIEILADKMLVEPYLFDMDEEGEEELDEEDDDIEEEE
- a CDS encoding sigma-54-dependent transcriptional regulator; this encodes MSKILIIEDEAAIRRVLVKILSEENDSYQVDEAEDGAAGLEKIKNNDYDLVLCDIKMPKMDGVEVLEEAKKIKPEIPMVMISGHGDMETAIQTMRLGAFDYISKPPDLNRLLNTVRNALDKKQLVVENKILKKKVSKNYEMIGESESINHIKVMIDKVAPTEARVLITGPNGTGKELVAHQLHEKSERSGFPLIEVNCAAIPSELIESELFGHVKGAFTSAVKDRAGKFEAADKGTIFLDEIGDMSLSAQAKVLRALQESMITRVGADKDIKVDVRVVAATNKDLKTEIAEGRFREDLYHRLAVILIKVPPLNERRDDIPALISHFAEKIASEQGNAVKGFSAQAIQLLQEYDWTGNIRELRNVVERLIILGGSEISENDVKMFASK
- a CDS encoding ABC transporter permease; protein product: MSIISLIIKREFIAKVRNKSFVVMTFLSPLLFVAIAVFIGYLSSMKAETKRIAIHDETGLFAADFLKENKNSSEFKYYNLSEIDVKALKDSITKENFSGLIVIPKTNDKKDLESKIEFISNNSPSISFIENTQDIIGNKITKLNLEEAKLDTLAIQKAQSNVNIHLVKASGEESLKGLNEIKIGIGGAFGYLIMMFIIIYGNMVMRSVIEEKTNRIIEIIISSVKPFQLMIGKIVGTSLAGILQFMIWAIIGLGLMFAASAFFGVNVGPTARISPEMMQSAQHEFSGSAQMYIAELWNLPIASIIIGFVIYFIGGYFLYSSFYAAIGAAVDNQTDSQQFLLPILMPLILSVYIGFFTVVNDPHGTIAVVFSMIPLTSPIVMLMRIPFGVPWWQIAISVSLLFASFFLVVWFAAKIYRVGILMYGKKPTWKELYKWLKY
- a CDS encoding ABC transporter ATP-binding protein produces the protein MSNLLEVHKVVKQYGDYVALNEVSLNVPKGSIYGLLGPNGAGKTSLIRIINQITLPDSGEIILDGEKLQPKHVQTIGYLPEERGLYSSMRVGEQCLYLAQMKGLSKAEAKKQLDYWFDRLGIQGWWNKKIQELSKGMAQKIQFVVCVLHKPKLLILDEPFSGFDPVNANVIKDEILALKEQGSTIIFSTHRMESVEELCENIALIHKSNKLIEGKVVDVKRQFRTNSFEVGILTNNVEGLMYDITQKFTVSPASFKSLNDDLKLNIQIGNASPNELLNVLTQRGQVTHFVEKIPSINDIFIQTVTENKV